In Rubrivirga sp. SAORIC476, the following proteins share a genomic window:
- the trbB gene encoding P-type conjugative transfer ATPase TrbB translates to MTPTPAPAAPTTAPGSGADGGREVRYRELMERYLGPRVVEAFADDDVTEVYVNGDGRLRLDTHSRGKVLAGVRLRAARVEQFLHAVAAFHGDALHGGTPSVQAELPVETFGGARLQGFLSPLAEASCFVIRKRASRVFDLDSYVETGVMTARQRAALGDAVRDHENVLVCGGTGSGKTTLCNALLKEMTDQFPEERIVVLEDTGELQCAADDHLQLRTSDGTGRGAGVSLADLVRHTLRCTPDRIVVGEVRDEAALHLLDAWATGHPGGCATLHATTALGALHRLGRLAQRANVPPQHELVAEAVGVVLVIQGGNQGRRVTELVRVEGQHAGTYELAPV, encoded by the coding sequence GTGACCCCGACGCCCGCCCCGGCAGCCCCGACGACCGCCCCAGGGAGCGGGGCGGACGGTGGCCGCGAGGTCCGCTACCGCGAGCTCATGGAGCGGTACCTCGGCCCCCGCGTCGTCGAGGCGTTCGCCGACGACGACGTGACCGAGGTGTACGTCAACGGCGACGGGCGCCTCCGGCTCGACACCCACTCGCGCGGCAAGGTGCTCGCGGGCGTCCGGCTCCGCGCGGCCCGCGTCGAGCAGTTCCTCCACGCCGTCGCCGCCTTCCACGGCGACGCGCTCCATGGGGGCACGCCGTCCGTCCAGGCCGAGCTCCCCGTCGAGACGTTCGGGGGCGCCCGGCTCCAGGGGTTCCTCTCGCCGCTCGCGGAGGCGTCGTGCTTCGTGATCCGGAAGCGGGCCTCGCGCGTGTTCGACCTCGACAGCTACGTCGAGACCGGCGTGATGACGGCGCGGCAGCGGGCCGCGCTCGGCGACGCCGTCCGGGACCACGAGAACGTCCTCGTCTGCGGTGGGACCGGGTCGGGCAAGACGACGCTCTGCAACGCGCTCCTGAAGGAGATGACCGACCAGTTCCCCGAGGAGAGGATCGTCGTCCTTGAGGACACGGGCGAGCTCCAGTGCGCGGCCGACGACCACCTCCAGCTCCGGACGTCCGACGGCACCGGCAGAGGTGCCGGTGTCTCGCTCGCCGACCTCGTGCGGCACACGCTCCGCTGCACGCCCGACCGGATCGTCGTCGGCGAGGTCCGCGACGAGGCCGCGCTCCACCTGCTCGACGCCTGGGCGACGGGGCACCCCGGCGGGTGCGCGACGCTCCACGCCACGACGGCGCTCGGCGCGCTCCACCGGCTGGGGCGGCTCGCGCAGCGGGCGAACGTGCCGCCCCAGCACGAGCTGGTCGCCGAGGCCGTCGGGGTCGTCCTCGTGATCCAGGGCGGCAACCAGGGCCGCCGCGTGACCGAGCTCGTCCGCGTCGAGGGCCAGCACGCCGGGACGTACGAGCTGGCGCCCGTCTGA
- a CDS encoding TrbC/VirB2 family protein — translation MHRLQSTAHRRVLVGRALALLALAAVLADPAAASGGAAMPWDGPLQTIADALTGNTIRLVAVIALAAGGIVWAFTKNEEGVKRIGQAVLGLGVAIGAASFAATLGISGSTF, via the coding sequence ATGCACCGCCTTCAGTCCACTGCCCACCGCCGCGTCCTCGTCGGCCGCGCGCTCGCGCTCCTCGCCCTCGCCGCCGTCCTCGCCGACCCCGCCGCGGCCTCGGGCGGCGCGGCCATGCCGTGGGACGGACCGCTCCAGACCATCGCCGACGCCCTCACCGGCAACACGATCCGGCTCGTGGCCGTGATCGCGCTCGCCGCCGGCGGCATCGTCTGGGCGTTCACCAAGAACGAGGAGGGCGTCAAGCGGATCGGCCAGGCCGTGCTCGGCCTCGGCGTCGCCATCGGGGCCGCCTCGTTCGCGGCCACGCTCGGCATTTCGGGCTCGACGTTTTGA
- a CDS encoding VirB3 family type IV secretion system protein, with product MSAGRSRGGEGPPGTLPERPVHQSLVRTPRYAGVDRSFLVLEVTLVVCLGYLMGLSWSTALVVLVTVGVVHPLMVRLSADDDLLPHLVVRTLAQADAYDPLPMVGAAGRKPNPSVQTP from the coding sequence TTGAGCGCTGGCCGCAGCAGGGGAGGGGAGGGGCCGCCGGGGACGCTCCCCGAGCGGCCCGTCCACCAGTCGCTCGTCCGGACGCCGCGCTACGCCGGCGTGGACCGGAGCTTCCTCGTCCTCGAGGTCACGCTCGTCGTGTGCCTCGGCTACCTCATGGGGCTCTCGTGGTCCACGGCCTTGGTCGTGCTCGTGACCGTCGGCGTGGTCCACCCGCTCATGGTCCGGCTCTCTGCCGACGACGACCTCCTCCCGCACCTCGTCGTCCGCACGCTCGCGCAGGCCGACGCCTACGACCCGCTCCCAATGGTCGGCGCGGCGGGCCGCAAGCCAAACCCGTCCGTCCAGACGCCGTAA
- a CDS encoding ATP-binding protein codes for MIQRNVTPQVRAALADTPVVLLNGARQTGKSTLARALAQDAFPGGPATYVTLDDATVLAAATEDPDGYVRGLSGPVILDEVQRAPDLFRAVKAEVDRDRRPGRFLLTGSADVMLLPVASESLAGRMEIVTLWPLSQGEMEGRDERFVDAVFSDALPPAPTGVGDSVWTRLVRGGYPEATERDAPERRERWFESYVTTILQRDVRDLARIEGLSEMPRLLALVAARTATLLNAAELSRSSGLPATTLKRYLTLLQATFLVRELPAWSTNLSKRLVKSPKLLVVDSGLAAHLTGFEAPGDGAVDLPGFLLETFVVGELAKQAGWNSRHVSLHHYRTQRGREVDVVLEDRAGRVVGVEVKSAGSVSGRDFRGLESLREERPEAFQRGVVLYTGSDVVPFGDGLAAVPMSALWEW; via the coding sequence ATGATCCAGCGCAACGTCACCCCCCAGGTCCGGGCCGCCCTCGCCGACACGCCCGTCGTCCTCCTCAACGGCGCCCGCCAGACGGGCAAGAGCACGCTCGCGCGCGCCCTCGCACAGGACGCCTTCCCAGGTGGCCCGGCCACCTACGTCACCCTCGACGACGCAACCGTTCTAGCCGCGGCGACCGAGGACCCCGACGGCTACGTCCGGGGGCTCAGTGGCCCCGTCATCCTCGACGAGGTCCAGCGAGCGCCGGACCTGTTCCGCGCCGTCAAGGCCGAGGTCGACCGCGACCGACGCCCGGGACGGTTCCTTCTCACGGGGTCAGCGGACGTGATGCTCCTCCCGGTCGCGTCCGAGTCGCTCGCGGGCCGGATGGAGATCGTCACGCTCTGGCCACTCTCGCAAGGCGAGATGGAGGGACGGGACGAGCGGTTCGTCGACGCCGTGTTCTCGGACGCGCTCCCGCCCGCGCCCACGGGCGTCGGCGACTCGGTGTGGACCCGTCTCGTGCGGGGCGGCTACCCCGAGGCGACCGAGCGCGACGCCCCCGAGCGGCGGGAGCGGTGGTTCGAGTCGTACGTCACGACGATCCTCCAGCGCGACGTCCGGGACCTGGCTCGGATCGAGGGGCTCTCCGAGATGCCGCGCCTGCTCGCCCTCGTGGCCGCCCGGACGGCCACGCTCTTGAACGCCGCCGAGCTCTCGCGCTCGTCGGGCCTCCCGGCCACGACGCTCAAGCGCTACCTCACGCTCTTGCAGGCCACGTTCCTCGTCCGCGAGCTCCCGGCGTGGTCCACGAACCTATCGAAACGGCTCGTCAAGTCGCCCAAGCTGCTCGTCGTCGACTCCGGGCTTGCGGCGCACCTGACGGGGTTCGAGGCGCCCGGCGACGGGGCCGTGGACCTCCCGGGGTTCCTGCTGGAGACGTTCGTCGTCGGCGAGCTCGCCAAGCAGGCCGGGTGGAACAGCCGCCACGTCTCGCTCCACCACTACCGGACTCAGAGGGGCCGGGAGGTCGACGTCGTCCTGGAGGACCGGGCGGGCCGCGTCGTCGGCGTCGAGGTCAAGTCGGCCGGGTCGGTATCGGGCCGGGACTTCCGGGGGCTCGAGTCGCTCCGCGAGGAGCGGCCGGAAGCGTTCCAGCGGGGCGTCGTGCTCTACACCGGGTCCGACGTGGTCCCGTTCGGCGACGGCCTCGCCGCCGTCCCGATGTCGGCGCTCTGGGAATGGTAG
- a CDS encoding type IV secretion system protein, which translates to MLRLSLPLRIARIRTARSPRFRLPRSFGLAALLALVAFAPTQEAKAQWAVIDPAHIAKSIYNGRQILQQLRAQRDQLVAFRENVRKLRSYNVRDVGGLIDQFDRTIVSGGQLAYTSADLAREFDETYRSFDVNDPAGEARRVLEDRLSGSLNTLRALREHATQLQTSRRDLQGFQSQIRAATTAQQIAELQGTVQAYQAQETQMLRQVVMLQADQAAQSDAREAAVRAYAREVGRAQSARSRDYARRMGGRDYGSRPVID; encoded by the coding sequence ATGCTCCGGCTCAGCCTCCCCCTCCGCATCGCCCGCATCCGCACCGCGCGGTCCCCCCGCTTCCGCCTGCCGCGCTCGTTCGGTCTCGCGGCGCTCCTGGCCTTGGTCGCCTTCGCGCCCACGCAGGAAGCGAAGGCGCAGTGGGCCGTGATCGACCCGGCCCACATCGCGAAGTCGATCTACAACGGGCGCCAGATCCTCCAGCAGCTCCGGGCGCAGCGCGACCAGCTCGTCGCCTTCCGCGAGAACGTCCGCAAGCTCCGGAGCTACAACGTCCGCGACGTGGGCGGGCTCATCGACCAGTTCGACCGGACGATCGTCTCGGGCGGCCAGCTCGCCTACACCTCGGCCGACCTCGCGCGGGAATTCGACGAGACCTACCGCTCGTTCGACGTGAACGACCCCGCGGGCGAGGCCCGGCGCGTGCTGGAGGACCGGCTCTCGGGCTCGCTCAACACGCTCCGGGCACTCCGCGAGCACGCGACCCAGCTCCAGACGTCGCGGCGTGACCTCCAGGGGTTCCAGTCCCAGATCCGCGCGGCCACGACGGCCCAGCAGATCGCCGAGCTCCAGGGGACCGTCCAGGCGTACCAGGCGCAGGAGACCCAGATGCTCCGGCAGGTCGTGATGCTCCAGGCCGACCAGGCGGCGCAGTCCGACGCTCGCGAGGCGGCCGTCCGGGCCTACGCCCGCGAGGTCGGTCGGGCGCAGTCGGCGCGGAGCCGGGACTACGCGCGCCGGATGGGCGGGCGGGACTACGGGAGCCGCCCAGTCATCGACTGA